The Sphingobacteriales bacterium nucleotide sequence GGAAAATCTATATGTATATTTTGAATGATATTTTTTAGCTCAGCTTCGTTGGCTACATCTGCTTGTTCTACTTGTAATGTTGCGTTGTATGTATTTCTCCATTCGTCTAATTGCTTTGCAACATCATTTTTTGGTAAATTTCTTCCTATTAATATTAAATGCTTTGCACCAAGTTCTAACAACATTTTTGTGTATGTTAGTCCTAATCCACCAAATGCTCCAGTGAGTAAATAACTAGCTTTATCATTAACTAAAAATTGAGCTGTATCATTAATTTGTAAATTTTGTTTATGTTCAAAATTAATAATAATTTTACCTATATGTTTTGATGTATTTAATTTTCTAAAAGCTTCTTTAGTATCACATACATCAAATACTGTAGATGGCAATGGTTGCAATTGGTTGTCTTCTAATAGTACGCTTATGTCTTGCAATAATTCTCCTAATATTTCTGGTTTTTCAAATAGCATTTTTTCTGCATCAACCATAAAATAACTTAGTGACTTTTTGAAAACTTCTAATCCAATTTTAGAATTTTCAAATATATCTTTTTTTCCAATTTCTATAAATCTGCCAAAAGATGTGAGTAGCTCTAAACTTTTATACATTGCTGCTCCTGTTAGTGAATTGAGCACAACATCTACACCATAATTATTTGTATCTTCTAGTATTTCTTCATAGAAATCTGTACTTCTTGAATTGTATACATTATCTACGCCAATACTTAATAGATAATCTCGTTTATCATCGCTGCCTGCTGTTGCAAAGATTTCACATTCGTACAGTTTACAAATTTGTATTGCTGCCAAACCAACACCACCTGTTGCTGCGTGAATTAATACTTTATCACCTTTTTTTATTCTAGCTAATTCTACTAAACTATAATATACTGTAATAAAAACTGCTGGTATAGTTGCTAGTTCATCTACACTTAGATTATTTGGTGCTTTGCACAATGCATTACCATTTACAATTGTATGTGATGCTAATGTATCATAAGCCATTCCATATACTCTATCATTCTCCTGAATATGATGTATATTTTTCCCAACCTTTTTTGCAATACCTACACATTCAATACCAAGTGTTCCAAAACCATCTACTTTTCCTGGACAAATGCCTAATACTGAAAGTAAGTTCATAAAATTTACACCTATACTTTCTATTTCTACTAATACTTCATCTTCTAAAATATTAGGTAAATTAATTTTATTAAAAACAATATTATCAATAACACCAATGCTTGACATAGATGATTTGAATGGAATATTATTTGCTGAAATTATTTGTGTGTTTTCGTTATCTATTTTTTCTACTTGATTTAATCTCGTTGCAAAGAATTGATTGTTACGAATTGCAATTTCATTTTCTTTTTGTTGTTGAGCTATGATATGAATAGCTGGAATAATATCTTCTGTATTTTGAATATCAATAACTGATGGTTTGAGTTCATTATTTTCATTCCACAATACTCTAACAAATGCTGGAATTTGATGGTGTAGTGGATTAATTACTTCATCTTTTTGAGTTGCAATTGCATGTTGTGTAATGCACCATAATCTTATATCAAGATTGAGTGTAGTAATTGTTTTTACTAAGTTTGCAATAGCAAGAATAGTTTGTTCTTGTGCAGCAATTATTTTACTTGTATCATTAATATTTTGCAATGCATCTACACAAAATATTATTTGTGTGTTTGAGTTAATGCCTATGCTTCTAAATGATTTGAGCATAGCTTGCTCTGAATAATCATTAATATCTAAATATCTAACATCAAAATCATTATTATAAAATGCATTATAAAATAATTCTGCTATTGAATTGTTATGCACAACTAATACATCATTTCTTGACTCATTTTCTATTGGATTTATTTCTACTGCAATAAGTTCATGCCATACATCTTCTGTAAGTTCTTGCTCAATTGATAGATTTCTAAACTCAACATGTTGTGCAGAAATAACACATGTATCGTCTTCAAAAACAAATAAATCTACAATACAATTATTGTCATTTATCGATTTTAATACTACTTGTGTTTTTAATTTATTTTTTGATATATCTTTATATAATGTATATTTTTCTATACTGTATGGAACAAATGTTTTATTATATTTTAAATATATTGGTGCTAATATTGTTTGTAAACATGCATCTAATAAACTTGGATGTGTAACATAATTTTCTAATTCTATTTGCAAATTAATATCAGCTTCAAAAATATTTTGGTTGTAATGAATTGATTGAATTCCTCTAAAATTATCACCATAATTTAGGTTAATTGATTGACACAACTCATAATGCATTTCATGTGATATTGAATTTGCATCAGATATTGTAATTAATTTTTTATTACTTACTGCATTTTCTTTTAATAATATTTCAGACCTACAATGTAGTACTTCCTCTTCGTGTTGTTCAGAAACAATGACACATTCGTATAAATTTCCAATATTTTCTTGAAGTATGATTTTTACTGGAATATTTTCTTCTTCTTTTAAAACTAAAGATTGATAAATAGTAATATTTTTAAATTCCGCAATTTTATCAGAAAATAATTCATTGCAAGTAGCTTGAATTAACTCAATAAAACCTGATGCTGGAAACAATATTTCATCATTTACTTTGTGGTCAGCTAAATAATTAAAAGCATCTAAATTAAAATTACATTTCCATATATGCGTATTTACATTATTATTAAATATATATTCTTGCAAAAATAAATGTGCTGGCTTTCCTTTTACAATTCTATTTTTTTGTAATAGATTCGTTTCTGTATTTTTTATCCAATAATATTCTTTCTGCCAAGGATATTCTGGTAATAATATTTTTTCATAATTAATACCATAAAGATTTTTCCAATTAATAAGTATTCCATTGCAATATGCTTGTGCAATATGTTTAGAAAAATTTCTTTCATCATCTGTATTTTTTTCTAAACTACTTAAATATTGTGCGTCCGAATTTTTGTGCTCAATATTTTCTTGTATAGCTTGCGACAAAATTGGGTTTGGACTTATCTCAATAAATGTATCAACGCCATCATTTATTATTTGTTCTATTGCAGAAGAAAACTGTACCGTATTTCTAAGATTATCTACCCAATAGTTTGCATCTAATTTATAATTTTTTAATTGAGTTGGATTTACTGTAGATTGAAAAATAATTTCACTCTCTTTTGTGCTTACATTTTCAGTGGCTATTTTAAGCCTTTCTTTCAATGCATCCATGTGTTTACTATGTGATGCAACATCAACTTTTATCAGTCTACTAAAAATTTCTTGTTGTTCAAAATATTGAATAATTTGTTCTACTTCATCTTTATTGCCCGTAAT carries:
- a CDS encoding SDR family NAD(P)-dependent oxidoreductase, encoding MNVNQHTYDEPIAIIGVACKLPGDISNLEDLWNVVINKKDALTSFPENRINNIDALVNNKRTKGKIVTKKGGFLNDIEYFDANFFQISAKEAEKLDPQQRLLLETSFNAVEDAGIPLEKLYGSKTGVFIGCWLNDFEHKLAQTPHDVDVYSTTGSKRYPLSGRLSFFYNLQGPSITVDTACSSSLVAMHLAMQSLKSKECNVAFAGAANTIIDSFISVGYSRSGLLSEYGACHFGSNNPDGYVRSEGAAVVILKRLSDAIKDNNQIYAVLPASVCNNDGASDKYMLAPSSITQQIMIEEAYKKANIDTNKVQYIEAHGTGTKAGDPSEINAIWNALSKNNRTIDNNIFVGSIKTNIGHTESVAGFAGLFKTLMAMKHKTIPPNLHFYEPNTDIAWENIGVKIPTEAITWNANEDNTLIAGINAFGITGTNAHIIVQSFDSNKNQEVDITQPKTKIFPFSANHQEALISYAKKYIKKLDTYNYDNILKNICFFKSNLKQRKAIVFSEFNELIDALKNIAERKEDIAVLDGYAEIQQRKIAFVFPGQGSQWQKMGKELYQHQPIFKKYIDDCEIEFLKFVDWNLTEKLFDENDITEIDIIQPALVAIEIALAKLWMHLGVQPYAVIGHSMGEVAAYIADKISLNDAANIICTRSKLMKEQSGKGAMGYIALSADEVQDTLDKLQLINVNIGVVNSPKSTVITGNKDEVEQIIQYFEQQEIFSRLIKVDVASHSKHMDALKERLKIATENVSTKESEIIFQSTVNPTQLKNYKLDANYWVDNLRNTVQFSSAIEQIINDGVDTFIEISPNPILSQAIQENIEHKNSDAQYLSSLEKNTDDERNFSKHIAQAYCNGILINWKNLYGINYEKILLPEYPWQKEYYWIKNTETNLLQKNRIVKGKPAHLFLQEYIFNNNVNTHIWKCNFNLDAFNYLADHKVNDEILFPASGFIELIQATCNELFSDKIAEFKNITIYQSLVLKEEENIPVKIILQENIGNLYECVIVSEQHEEEVLHCRSEILLKENAVSNKKLITISDANSISHEMHYELCQSINLNYGDNFRGIQSIHYNQNIFEADINLQIELENYVTHPSLLDACLQTILAPIYLKYNKTFVPYSIEKYTLYKDISKNKLKTQVVLKSINDNNCIVDLFVFEDDTCVISAQHVEFRNLSIEQELTEDVWHELIAVEINPIENESRNDVLVVHNNSIAELFYNAFYNNDFDVRYLDINDYSEQAMLKSFRSIGINSNTQIIFCVDALQNINDTSKIIAAQEQTILAIANLVKTITTLNLDIRLWCITQHAIATQKDEVINPLHHQIPAFVRVLWNENNELKPSVIDIQNTEDIIPAIHIIAQQQKENEIAIRNNQFFATRLNQVEKIDNENTQIISANNIPFKSSMSSIGVIDNIVFNKINLPNILEDEVLVEIESIGVNFMNLLSVLGICPGKVDGFGTLGIECVGIAKKVGKNIHHIQENDRVYGMAYDTLASHTIVNGNALCKAPNNLSVDELATIPAVFITVYYSLVELARIKKGDKVLIHAATGGVGLAAIQICKLYECEIFATAGSDDKRDYLLSIGVDNVYNSRSTDFYEEILEDTNNYGVDVVLNSLTGAAMYKSLELLTSFGRFIEIGKKDIFENSKIGLEVFKKSLSYFMVDAEKMLFEKPEILGELLQDISVLLEDNQLQPLPSTVFDVCDTKEAFRKLNTSKHIGKIIINFEHKQNLQINDTAQFLVNDKASYLLTGAFGGLGLTYTKMLLELGAKHLILIGRNLPKNDVAKQLDEWRNTYNATLQVEQADVANEAELKNIIQNIHIDFPLKGVFHLAGLLDDAAIINISREKYYNVVTPKILGALHLHQLTKKIDLDYFVLFSSSAVLFSSPGQGAYVAANAFLDALAHDRKLKNLPAISIQWSTIDDVGLAASQKNRAERLKNEGIEPMSSLQSLDYFKKSITTDYSNIGVFKFDVAKWKNNYASAKDNPYFDLLDTQENEVQKETALSFVDTLSTLQDAGIIENSIENKLKETISKVTKITTDNIQTQSTFKSLGIDSLMSIQLKNQLEKVFETKLSVTSFWTYPTIKIYTKFLLDKLEIKNNQPIDNNTQTIEIENQKSSEDNKQQQIIAEEEIIVDSELDELSKLLDDELKNL